GCAGGCCCTGGCTGACCGGGCTGATCCAGCCGTCCACCGTCTCGCCCATCGCCGCCATCAGCCGGCGGATGCGCAGCATGTGCGCCATGCGGTGGGCGGGCTTCTCCTGCGGTTCGGCCTTCATTGCTTGGATGAAGGCGAGGCGGCCGGTCTCCACCGCATAGAGGCGCAGCGACTTCAGCTCCGGGTTGGCGTAGCCGGCATTGCCGAGATAGCGGCCCCAGCGCCAGACCAGTTCCAGCAGCCAGACGATGTCCTCATGGTCGGGCACCGGGGCGTGGCGGGCGTTCATCGCCGCCTGCAGCCGGGCGGCCAGCGCCGGCATCACCGTGCCGGTCAATTCGCGGCTGACCGCCGCCAGCTCCGCCCGCAGCGCCGGGCCGGTGGAGCGGCTGGCGAGGAAGCCGGTGCCGGACAGCGCCGTCAGCGCCCGGTCGAAGCGCTCCACCGCTTCGTGCAGCAGGGCGCGGGTCGGGGCGGGGGCGGACAGGACCCCGCCGTCCTGGATGTCCATGTCGCCGAACATGCCGTCCACCACCTCGCGGATGGTGGTGCAGGCGGCGTTGAAGTGGCAGAGCAGGGCGCGCAGCAGCGGGTGCGACTCGCGCACGGCCGGGCCGCCCGAACCGACATGCTCGCGCACATGGCGCAGGAACACGTCGTAGCGCCGCTTGACGTTCAGCCCGTAGAGCGGGGCGAACCAGGCCAGCACCTGCGACTGGTCGCGGAAGGGCAGGCCGAGATCGCGCACCCGGCGGACGAAGCCGACCATCAGCGCCGACTGGCAATCGACCTCGGCGGACCGGGGATCGCCGGCGCCCTGCATCTCCTCAATGTCGCGGCGCATCCGCTCGGTCAGCGGCACCAGCACCTCGTTGTGCTCCAGCAGGGCGCGGACGAAGCCCAGCAGGTCGCCGTCGATCGGCGCCTTGCGGCCGAGATACTGGGTGCGCAGCCGGGCGTCGTGGTGCGCCTCCTCATTCGCCAGCGCCAGGAAGCGGTCGGTCAGCTTGCGGTCGCCGACCATGGTGTAGAGGAAGTCCAGCGCCTCTTTCCGCATCAGTTCGCGCATCACCATGGCATCGGGACTGGCCAGCACGGCGTCCAGCATCGCCTCGCGCGCCATCGCGTCCAGCCGGCTCTGCACCTCCGCCGCAAGGCCGGGAAAGGCATAACGGGTCAGCGCCGCCCAGATGCCGCCCATGTCCACCCGCTGGATCAGCGCCGGCACCGACTCAGGCGAGCGGTAGAGGATCGGGTCGTCGACCAGGAAGGGTTCGAACAGGCTGGTGAACAGCCGCCGTGCCTTCATCGGCCGCAGCCGGTTGAAATGGTCGACCAGCGCGTCGCGCAGATGCCGTGCCCGCTCGCCGTTCGGGCTGGGAGCCCCTTCAACCGCGTCCAGCACGGATCGGATGGCGTGCATGGGGATGCGGGCGACGACCTCGTCCATCTGGCGGCGGAAGGCGGTGGCATCCATCATGTCCCTGGCCGCCATGTCCCTGGCCGCCGGAAGACCGGCGGAGGGGAGGGAGGTCGTGACCGTCGGCGTGCTGCTCATGCGCCCAACACCTCGCAGGATCGTCGTCGCCTGGACGCTCATGATCCCGGGAGATTATTAAATAACCTTTGCTATTTCCATGCGTGTCTTCGGCCGAGTTTTATGATTATCGGAATATGACAGGCAATTGCTTTGTAATCTCAGGTTTACCTTTTTACCGAGTCTTCGACTAAAGCCCGGCCGCCAGCTGCGCCTCCAACCCGGCGCGGTAGTCGGGATAGGTCAGGGTGACGCCAAGCTGGCGCTTGATGCGGTCGTTCTTCACCCGGCGGCAATCGGCGTAGAAGCTGGCGGCCATCGGCGACATTTCCGCCTGATCGAAGGGCACCAGCGGCGGCGGCTCCACCCCCAGCAGGCGGCAGGCATATTCCACCACCTCGTGCGACGGGCTGGGCAGATCGTCGGCGACGTTGTAGATGGCGCCCAGCGTCGGCCGCGCCATCGACGCGCGCAGCGTGTTGGCGATGTCGTCGACATGGATACGGCAGAAGACCTGACCCGGCTTGTCCACCCGCTTGGCGATGCCGTCGCGCACGGAATCGATGGCGCTGCGGCCGGGGCCGTAGATTCCGGCCAGCCGGAACAGATGCATCGGCACACCATACTGGCGGTACAGGTTCAGCCAGCCGCGCTCCGCCTCCACCCGCCGCTTCTGCCGCTCGCCGGTCG
The Azospirillum sp. TSA2s DNA segment above includes these coding regions:
- a CDS encoding SDR family oxidoreductase, with translation MTDPRLFVFGPGYTARVFADRLRAEGWRIAATCRSEEKKAELEAHGIEPFLFDRGRPLTDAKAALAGTTHLLVSIPPDGKGDPVLDQHARDLADLRTLDWAGYLSTTGVYGDTGGEWVSEASWLKPTGERQKRRVEAERGWLNLYRQYGVPMHLFRLAGIYGPGRSAIDSVRDGIAKRVDKPGQVFCRIHVDDIANTLRASMARPTLGAIYNVADDLPSPSHEVVEYACRLLGVEPPPLVPFDQAEMSPMAASFYADCRRVKNDRIKRQLGVTLTYPDYRAGLEAQLAAGL